GGCGCGGCTCCTCATCCGTGAGGTGATTGTGAAGGGCGACCACCTGGATGCCGTTCTCGCGGAGGGCGGAGATCACCCGGTCGATCTCGCCGGAGGTCATCACGAAGTCGCCGTTGATCGCGGCCCGCCCGCCACCGGTGGGCTGGAAGTTGATGGCGGTGGACAGGCCCATCGAGGGGGGGACCTCGATCCCCATCGCCCGGACGGTCTCCGCCCGCGGCACGCTCACGCTGTAGACGCCCGAGTTGTTGCGCCCGCTGTGGCCGAGGATGCGGCTGATCTGCGCGGTGTCTATCCCCAGTTCCTGCGACGCGTTCCCGCCACCGGGCGACTGGGCGGGCGTCCCGGTCAGGGCGAGCGCCTCCCGCACCGTCCGCGCGATCTGGATTGGGTTCCCGTGGGCGTGGACGTGCGTCCACCAGATCGCGGGGGACATCTCGAGGAGGTGCTTGTGGATCGCCGTTTGTCCGATGCCGTCACGCTGGAGTCGCGTGATGACTCGATTGAGCTCGTCGTCGGTGAGAACGAGATCCCCCATCGCAACCACCTCGTTCGGCCCTGACTGTTTCATGGCGATCCAAGATCCCAGGGCAAGCGATGGCTTGATCTGCACCCCCTTGGAAGTGACGCTCAGATCGGTCCGCGGCATGCCGAACCGGTAGACGCCACCGGACTGCATGGAGCCGGAGCGCCCCATCGCCGCATCCACCGCCTTCCAGTCGATGTCCTGGCTGGGGTTCGCATGCGGGGCGGGGGTCTGCGCGTCAGCCGGTGGTGTGTACCCGGTGATACACGCCGCGGCGGACGTGAGGGCACTTGCGATCACGATCCACCTCGCGCTTGTCGTCATGGTATCCCTCCCGGTCAGGTCAGGCTCGAGTACGCCGGAACGGGACCGCCGGCTTCGAGGGCTCAGCCCCACAACGCACTCTACGGAGCGGCCAACCGACCTGCAATTCCTTGACCCTCTTCCAAGGTTCCGTTGCAGGGGTTTCCGACACGACACGAGGATGTTGTGAGCTCCGGCCGCGGCGACCTCCAGCGCACGCTTCGCGTGCTCCTGCCCCTTCACGTCCGCGAAGTCGCAGTCGTACTCAGACGAGGTGCGGAAGAGCGCGTCCCGGTCGATCTCCGCTACCGGCAGCTCCCCTCGGCCCTCCAGGAACCGCACCACGTCGCCCAGCGTCTTCGCGCCGCGCACCTCCAGCCCGTCCACGACTCCCGCCTCGGCGACGTTCTCCTCCGGCAGGATCAGCCCGCGCAGCCGGGCGTCCCGCGCCGCCACCGCGATGGAGAGGGCGCCGCGCACCGGCCGCAGCTCGCCGTTGGCGGCCACCTGTCCCGTCCCGGCGAGGATGCCGACGGCGATCGGGAGGTCGAAGGCGCTCCCCGACTTCGCCACGTTCGCCGGGGCAGACCCGACGAATGAAAGACGCGTAGGTAGCCACCCGCGTTCGTCCGATCCAGCGGAGTCTGAGGCGAATCAGAGTTCCCGCGACCCATCAGCCTCGACCTCATACGGAATCCGGGAAAATCGGGGAGGGAGCCGGGAAGACCGGAGAGTCTCTGCTTCCTCCGTTTCCTCTGCGTGAGCCTATGCAGTCCCTCCGCCGCTTCAGATGACCGGTAGAGGAGGAGCCTCCGAACTCCGGTCACACGCGGTACAACCAAATTCCGTAGCAAGAGCAAGATCCTCCGGCAATCCCGGAGCGGTTCACCTCGCCAGCTCGCCGGTCCAGGAACTACTTTAGTGCCAGCCACTAGGAGGAATGTAGCCCGGAATGCGGGTCTCAGAGACAATGAACAGGAGAAACGGATCACCCGGAGTGATTTTCTGGATGTGGGTCATCGTGGCTGCATTCTCGTGCTCCACGGAGCGGCAGCCTGCCCCGCAGGCGCGCCATGATCCTCCCCGCGTCTACCCGGTACGGCCACCTCAATTTCCAATCCTTCGACCGGAGGATCTGGACTTCAAGGCAGAGACCCGGCGGATTGATTCTCTAGGCACGGGTCGTCTCCTCACGACGGTGACGCTCACCAATACGAGTGTCCACCCTGGGCGTGTGGAGTACTCGCCTTGCGCCGTTAATTTGCTGCTCTACCTTCGGCCTGATCGGTCAGGAGAACCCACTTGGGACTCGGCAAAGCCCCACCCCGATACCTCCGGGATGCACGACGACGCCTGTCCGTCCGTCCTCCTGGCCCCAAAGCTGAACCCGGGCGACAGCACCCAGGTTCATCGCAGCGCTCGAGTACAACGGATTCTCGGCGATTCGCTGCCGAGACGGCGGTACTTCGCTGCTGCGCGGATACACATAGCCGAGCCCGCTCTTACCCGGGAACTGCCCACAGGCGAGCTGTCCCTCCATAGGTGATCCGCGCATTGCAGCGGCCCGGCCGCCTCTGCCCGCGCCGCCTCATCCGAGTCCACGAGGTTGTCTCTGGGGAGCCGCTGGATCAGCCTGTGTACGGATCGATCCCCGCCCGCGACGTGGCAGCGCCCCGGCGCGCCCTACGTCCTCCACGTTGTCGCCGGTCTTCACCTCGATCAGGAGGCTGCGCGGGTCGATCCCCGCCCGGGCCGGCTCCCGCGGCACCGTCACGGTGATGCGCTGCTCGCCGGAACCGACGCGGTGCATGCGCAGGTACAGCGGCTCGCCGCGCCCTCCGCCCCTGCCGGCCGCGAAGACGCCCACTTCGACGAGGTCGTCCATGGGGACTTCGGTCTCCACGCCCGCGGTGTCGACGGTCACCTTGCGCGCCCGCACGTCGAGCGTCACCCGCCAGGTGCCCGCTTCCGTCTGCTCCGCCGTGGCCCGTTCCGCCGCGAGCTCCCAGTACGTGTTCGCCTCGAAGAGGTCGTGCAGCAGGTATCGCAGCGAGTCCGGCGTGACCGCCTGGAGTTCCCGGTAGAGGTCGAGAGACGTCGCCAGCGGAGGCGCCCCCGAGCCGTGCTTCTCCAGCAGGCGCCGCAGCGCGGTGTTCACCCGCTCCTCGCCGACGTACTCGCGCAGCGCGTACATCGAGAAGGGTCCCTTGCGGTAGGCCTGGAACCAGTCGCTGGCCCGGAGCAGCGGGACGCCGGCGCGCTCGCGGGGGGTCAGGTAGGACTCGCGGAACAGGTCCAGGATCCGCCGCAGGTGCTCCCGGCCGTAGGTCTCCTCCACCACCCCGAGCGCGCCGTACCAGGCCAGGCTCTCCGAAAGGAGCGCGGCCCCCTCGACGTCCGCGGGGACGAGCTGGTTCCCCCACCACTGGTGTGCCATCTCGTGCGCCACCACGGCGAAGGGGAAGTCGATCTTCCGGTGGTCGTCTTCC
This Longimicrobiaceae bacterium DNA region includes the following protein-coding sequences:
- a CDS encoding DUF1259 domain-containing protein, which gives rise to MTTSARWIVIASALTSAAACITGYTPPADAQTPAPHANPSQDIDWKAVDAAMGRSGSMQSGGVYRFGMPRTDLSVTSKGVQIKPSLALGSWIAMKQSGPNEVVAMGDLVLTDDELNRVITRLQRDGIGQTAIHKHLLEMSPAIWWTHVHAHGNPIQIARTVREALALTGTPAQSPGGGNASQELGIDTAQISRILGHSGRNNSGVYSVSVPRAETVRAMGIEVPPSMGLSTAINFQPTGGGRAAINGDFVMTSGEIDRVISALRENGIQVVALHNHLTDEEPRLFFMHFWANDDAVKLARGLRAALDQTNSRRGAAR